One Paenibacillus thermoaerophilus genomic window carries:
- a CDS encoding type II toxin-antitoxin system PemK/MazF family toxin: MIVKRGDVFFADLSPVVGSEQGGVRPVLVIQNDIGNRFSPTVIVAAITAQIQKAKLPTHVEIDAAENGFDRDSVILMEQIRTIDKQRLTDKITHLDDEMMRRVDDALQISLGLIEF; this comes from the coding sequence TTGATTGTAAAGCGCGGAGATGTGTTTTTTGCGGATTTGTCTCCGGTGGTCGGTTCGGAACAGGGCGGGGTTCGCCCGGTTCTGGTCATCCAAAATGACATCGGCAACCGCTTCAGCCCGACGGTGATCGTGGCGGCCATCACGGCGCAAATTCAAAAGGCGAAGCTGCCGACGCATGTGGAGATCGATGCGGCGGAGAACGGCTTCGACCGGGACTCCGTCATCCTGATGGAGCAGATTCGTACAATCGACAAGCAGCGGCTGACGGACAAAATCACCCACTTGGACGACGAGATGATGCGCCGGGTGGACGACGCGCTGCAAATCAGCTTGGGCTTAATCGAATTCTGA
- a CDS encoding CopG family ribbon-helix-helix protein, with translation MANAQNTKRIMISLPDQLLQEVDGIAAKENSNRSELIRQAMKLFLMERRKRQLRDSMQRGYMEMARINLHMASEAFLAEEEADHTLDRLVSGV, from the coding sequence GTGGCCAATGCGCAGAATACGAAACGGATCATGATCAGTTTGCCGGACCAACTGTTGCAAGAGGTAGACGGGATCGCGGCAAAGGAGAATTCCAACCGGAGCGAGCTGATCCGCCAAGCGATGAAGCTGTTCCTGATGGAGAGAAGAAAACGGCAACTGCGCGATTCCATGCAGCGCGGCTATATGGAAATGGCCCGAATCAATCTGCATATGGCTTCCGAGGCATTTCTGGCAGAGGAAGAAGCAGACCATACGCTGGACCGTTTGGTGAGCGGGGTGTAA
- the alr gene encoding alanine racemase, with the protein MESFYRPTRVEVNLDALEHNVEAFRKALPEGTGLMAVVKANAYGHGAVQVAREAEALGLQYLGVALLDEALELRRAGITLPILVLGYTPPEGLELAARNDVTVNAFSREVLDALRERGGSRTGGEPVPPLKIHVKIDTGMGRLGLHDTNEAIAYIEEALRLPGVVVEGIFTHYACADESDKSYTLEQHAKFVRVVNHFRERGVTFPWVHAGNSATGFDTPELTFNMLRLGISLYGLYPSEEVRRERIALEPVMSLKSEIVHLKKLPPGSAISYGATYRTSGEETIATLPIGYADGFSRMLSGRAEALVRGRRVPIVGRICMDQCMVRVDDAPEAALHDEAVLLGSQGGERITVEEIAEKLGTVNYEIVCMISHRVPRIYIRGGRTVRIDNPLLGG; encoded by the coding sequence TTGGAATCGTTCTATCGCCCGACCCGGGTCGAGGTCAATCTGGATGCGTTGGAGCATAACGTAGAGGCATTTCGGAAGGCGCTTCCGGAGGGAACGGGGCTGATGGCCGTCGTCAAGGCGAATGCGTACGGCCACGGTGCGGTGCAGGTGGCCCGCGAGGCGGAGGCGCTGGGGCTCCAGTACCTCGGCGTCGCGCTGCTCGACGAGGCGCTGGAGCTGAGACGGGCCGGCATCACCTTGCCGATCCTGGTGCTCGGTTATACGCCGCCCGAGGGGTTGGAGCTGGCCGCGCGCAACGATGTGACGGTCAACGCGTTCAGCCGGGAGGTGCTGGACGCTCTGCGGGAACGCGGCGGGTCCCGGACCGGGGGAGAGCCGGTCCCTCCGCTGAAAATTCATGTGAAAATCGATACCGGCATGGGCCGGCTCGGCCTGCACGACACGAATGAAGCCATCGCTTATATAGAGGAAGCGCTGCGTTTGCCGGGCGTCGTCGTCGAAGGTATCTTTACGCATTACGCCTGCGCGGACGAGTCGGACAAATCGTATACGCTGGAGCAGCACGCGAAGTTTGTGCGCGTGGTCAATCACTTCCGCGAGCGGGGCGTCACGTTCCCGTGGGTGCATGCGGGCAACAGCGCGACAGGCTTCGATACGCCGGAGCTGACGTTTAATATGCTGCGTCTCGGCATCAGCCTGTACGGGCTGTATCCGTCCGAGGAGGTTCGCCGGGAGCGCATCGCCCTCGAACCGGTGATGAGTCTGAAATCGGAGATCGTCCACTTGAAGAAGCTGCCGCCGGGCTCCGCGATCAGCTACGGCGCCACCTATCGGACGAGCGGCGAGGAGACGATCGCGACGCTGCCGATCGGATACGCCGACGGATTCAGCCGCATGTTGTCCGGACGGGCGGAAGCGCTTGTCCGCGGACGGCGCGTGCCGATCGTCGGACGCATCTGCATGGATCAATGCATGGTCCGCGTCGACGACGCTCCGGAGGCGGCCCTGCATGACGAAGCCGTCTTGTTAGGGTCGCAAGGCGGCGAACGTATCACCGTGGAGGAGATCGCCGAGAAGCTCGGCACGGTGAACTACGAGATCGTCTGCATGATCTCCCATCGCGTGCCCCGCATTTATATTCGGGGCGGCCGGACGGTCCGCATCGACAATCCGCTGCTTGGCGGCTGA
- a CDS encoding outer membrane lipoprotein-sorting protein codes for MRQAIRATAVALVIMLVLAACGKKDASTVVKDLNGTLERLDSYQSHGTMELKSGDQNMQYSVEVWFQKPHYYRIALTNATKDITQIVLRNDEGVFVLTPHLNKMFRFQSDWPDRSGQVYLFQSLAKSIIADENRQFTADKDAYVFDVTANYQNAAMLARQKIWLAKKNYAPERVEVMDANAQVLVKLEFDKFEFGKKFDKDSFDMQRNMTSARMESLPAGAGAAGDTGGPAGASGSNGDQSAGGTGQASKPLTTAELSQIRPTYLPAGVKEKDMSELKLNGDGALMVRYEGAYHYTVTMGRQPDDRVVSQSLGSILELGFTRGVLFGGEQKTLIWSHNGIEYRIVTQDLPEAEMIRIAQSVQAEAGK; via the coding sequence ATGAGGCAAGCGATCCGGGCGACGGCGGTGGCGCTCGTGATAATGCTGGTGTTGGCGGCATGCGGCAAGAAGGATGCGTCGACGGTGGTGAAGGATCTGAACGGCACGCTTGAGAGGCTGGACAGCTATCAGAGCCACGGGACGATGGAGCTGAAGTCGGGCGATCAGAACATGCAGTATTCGGTGGAAGTGTGGTTTCAGAAGCCTCATTATTATCGGATCGCGCTGACGAACGCGACGAAGGATATTACGCAGATTGTGCTTCGCAATGACGAAGGCGTGTTCGTGTTGACGCCTCATCTGAACAAGATGTTCCGGTTCCAAAGCGATTGGCCCGACCGGTCCGGTCAGGTGTATTTGTTCCAATCGCTGGCGAAGAGCATTATCGCCGACGAGAACCGGCAGTTCACGGCAGACAAGGATGCGTACGTGTTTGACGTGACGGCCAATTACCAGAATGCGGCGATGCTGGCCCGGCAGAAAATTTGGCTGGCCAAGAAAAATTACGCGCCGGAGCGGGTCGAGGTCATGGACGCGAACGCGCAAGTGCTCGTGAAGCTGGAGTTCGACAAGTTCGAGTTCGGCAAGAAGTTCGACAAGGATTCGTTCGACATGCAGCGCAACATGACGAGCGCCCGGATGGAATCGCTGCCCGCCGGAGCCGGAGCGGCAGGGGATACTGGCGGCCCGGCAGGAGCAAGCGGCTCGAACGGCGATCAATCGGCCGGCGGAACCGGGCAAGCCTCCAAGCCGCTGACGACCGCCGAGCTGTCCCAGATCCGGCCGACCTACCTGCCCGCGGGCGTGAAGGAGAAGGATATGTCCGAGCTGAAGCTGAACGGCGACGGCGCGCTGATGGTTCGCTACGAAGGCGCTTACCATTACACGGTAACGATGGGGCGGCAGCCGGACGATCGCGTCGTGTCGCAAAGTCTCGGTTCGATTCTCGAGCTGGGCTTCACCCGGGGCGTTCTGTTCGGCGGCGAGCAGAAGACGCTGATCTGGTCGCACAACGGCATCGAATACCGGATTGTCACGCAAGATCTGCCGGAAGCGGAGATGATCCGGATCGCGCAATCGGTGCAGGCGGAAGCCGGAAAATAA
- a CDS encoding sugar transferase yields the protein MSTQVQIDPSMKAKLRIAEDIVTYKRKRYRIEMGLNLSLIALEYLLYLVCFLALFQYRVLPQYGELDWNDPIGSLLQVPILQEYGLLLAVIFTVYTGILYQRGLFRWNRDIKLVDDTITSGKAVAVSFLIALGFVFFLQTGIVYSRLLILLLAFSMTGSFFVSRTLRLGVMMLLKKYKYYNKNILVVGAGRIGEQIKNRINASLTNGSRFVGFLDDFKSGPDILGKIPQIEQIVRQHQIHEIYITIPSAKNAINQMIASVRKYDVEIKIIPELFELVTSSVSFDQVYDYPCIDIVRTPLRGLNWFMKRCADFFLSALGLLIVSPIMLAIAVWIKLDSPGPVIIKQKRIGKNGAPFHMFKFRSMVADAEALKASLASLNEAQGPVFKIKKDPRVTRVGRIIRKYSLDELPQLFNVLLGQMSLVGPRPPLPNEVELYSDYQWRRFDVRPGITGLWQVSGRSDLPFEEWVRLDIYYIEHWSLRLEFKILLKTIPVVLKGEGAY from the coding sequence ATGAGCACTCAGGTACAGATAGACCCGTCTATGAAAGCCAAACTTCGCATAGCGGAAGATATCGTAACGTATAAACGCAAAAGATACCGGATCGAGATGGGGCTGAACCTCAGCCTGATCGCTCTCGAATACCTGCTTTATCTGGTCTGCTTTCTTGCGTTGTTTCAATACAGAGTCTTGCCGCAATACGGCGAACTCGACTGGAACGACCCGATCGGAAGCCTGCTTCAGGTTCCGATTCTTCAAGAATACGGTCTTCTGCTGGCCGTCATTTTCACCGTCTATACCGGGATTTTGTATCAGCGGGGCCTCTTCAGATGGAACCGCGACATCAAGCTGGTAGACGATACGATCACCTCGGGGAAAGCCGTCGCGGTTTCATTTTTAATCGCGCTGGGGTTTGTCTTCTTTCTTCAAACAGGTATTGTTTATTCGCGTCTGCTGATCCTCTTGCTGGCGTTCTCGATGACGGGAAGCTTTTTCGTTTCCCGCACCTTGCGGCTTGGGGTCATGATGCTCCTTAAGAAATATAAGTACTACAACAAAAACATCCTTGTCGTCGGCGCCGGACGAATCGGCGAGCAGATCAAGAACCGCATCAACGCCAGTTTGACCAACGGAAGCCGCTTTGTCGGGTTCCTGGACGACTTCAAGAGCGGACCGGACATCCTCGGCAAAATCCCTCAGATCGAGCAGATCGTGAGGCAGCATCAGATTCACGAAATATACATCACGATACCTTCAGCCAAAAACGCCATCAACCAAATGATCGCCAGCGTCCGCAAATACGACGTGGAGATCAAGATTATTCCGGAATTATTCGAATTGGTCACGTCCAGCGTATCGTTCGACCAAGTCTACGATTATCCGTGTATCGATATCGTGCGAACGCCGCTTCGCGGACTGAACTGGTTTATGAAGAGATGCGCCGATTTTTTCTTGTCGGCACTCGGTTTGTTGATCGTCTCTCCGATCATGCTCGCAATTGCCGTCTGGATCAAGCTGGATTCCCCGGGGCCCGTCATCATCAAGCAAAAACGCATCGGCAAAAACGGCGCCCCGTTCCATATGTTCAAATTCCGATCGATGGTCGCCGACGCCGAAGCCTTGAAAGCTTCACTCGCTTCCCTGAACGAAGCGCAGGGACCCGTCTTCAAAATCAAAAAGGATCCGCGCGTAACGCGCGTAGGGCGAATCATTCGCAAATATTCGCTGGACGAGCTTCCGCAGTTGTTTAACGTATTGCTCGGACAGATGAGTCTTGTCGGTCCGCGGCCGCCGCTTCCCAACGAGGTTGAACTGTACTCCGATTATCAATGGCGGCGATTCGATGTCCGTCCGGGCATCACCGGATTGTGGCAAGTGAGCGGCCGAAGCGACCTTCCATTCGAAGAGTGGGTACGCTTGGACATCTACTACATCGAACATTGGAGCTTGCGGCTGGAATTTAAAATATTATTGAAGACTATTCCTGTCGTGCTCAAGGGCGAAGGGGCATATTAA
- a CDS encoding glycosyltransferase family 2 protein, with protein sequence MDLSIIIVNYNTKLLTLHCLESVYRSQTAYTYEVILIDNKSTDGSVEAIRSAYPQVHLIANDENVGFGRANNQGIRIAKGRYILLLNSDTIIEPDTLEIMLKFMDEQPRVGAAGCKIVLPDGTLDKACRRGFPEPLTTFYYVSGLAKLFPKSPHFNSYHMEYLDENESYPIDCLVGAFLMVRREAIEQVGLLDERFFMYFEDTDWCYRIKQAGWVNYYYPKTKILHVKRGSSRGRPYRITYEFHRAMKLFYDKHYRSKYPFWVTALMYAGIALKFGLTVVKDQLWKITARLKR encoded by the coding sequence ATGGATCTGTCGATCATCATCGTCAATTATAATACGAAGCTGCTAACTCTCCATTGTCTGGAATCGGTCTATCGGTCGCAGACGGCTTATACTTATGAAGTCATCCTGATCGACAACAAATCGACGGATGGATCGGTAGAGGCTATCCGAAGCGCATACCCGCAAGTACATCTGATCGCCAACGATGAAAACGTCGGATTCGGGCGCGCCAACAATCAAGGGATTCGGATCGCGAAGGGCAGGTATATCTTGCTGCTGAACTCGGATACGATCATCGAGCCCGATACGCTGGAGATTATGCTGAAGTTTATGGACGAGCAGCCTCGAGTAGGGGCTGCGGGGTGCAAGATCGTACTGCCGGATGGAACGTTGGACAAAGCCTGCCGGAGAGGGTTCCCGGAGCCTCTGACTACGTTTTATTACGTGTCGGGCCTGGCGAAGCTGTTTCCGAAAAGTCCGCATTTCAACTCGTATCATATGGAATATTTGGACGAAAATGAAAGTTATCCGATCGATTGTCTCGTGGGGGCTTTCCTTATGGTTCGACGAGAGGCTATCGAGCAGGTCGGCCTGCTCGACGAACGGTTTTTCATGTATTTCGAGGATACGGACTGGTGTTACCGGATTAAGCAGGCGGGATGGGTGAATTACTATTATCCCAAGACGAAGATTTTGCATGTCAAACGCGGAAGCAGCCGGGGGCGTCCATATCGGATCACTTATGAGTTTCACCGGGCGATGAAGCTGTTTTACGATAAGCATTACCGCAGCAAATATCCGTTCTGGGTAACGGCTTTGATGTACGCCGGCATCGCGCTGAAATTCGGACTTACCGTCGTCAAGGATCAACTGTGGAAAATAACGGCCCGCCTAAAACGATAA